The following coding sequences lie in one Musa acuminata AAA Group cultivar baxijiao chromosome BXJ3-1, Cavendish_Baxijiao_AAA, whole genome shotgun sequence genomic window:
- the LOC135629554 gene encoding uncharacterized protein LOC135629554 has translation MARKRPSEAAPAPPNLDFRAPGDDAWYEVRLAVVEDVEGEAALRVMYCNFSGAFDELYPADRFASLRELEEFAGRFRPTSVQLQDEECRMVVEGTEFCASHTFGDRDVRFYDAVVESVRRSKHRSVNGEAICNCTFEVLWKHGPLAGESTPINVQDICIMEQKWPQNPTLDHFLDIARNRFDGNDKTSKQAIDPERSPLKPVFGEKNYYAFWIDNLEKDLSPITMNDFIYEQTSLSSQVELSYSVLPVMSCSGMVLLKTEKDAKKLLDFLLDPAHIVVSSRGRPWFVRDDWCRKFEGTMPRYEVKRSNRVEQDSSKLKLAYKGTKEYERAKELQGLRCEFHNHLECIYRRLESEERILLTGRE, from the exons ATGGCTCGAAAGAGGCCGTCCGAGGCGGCGCCGGCTCCGCCGAACCTGGACTTCCGGGCGCCGGGGGATGACGCCTGGTACGAGGTGCGGCTCGCGGTGGTGGAGGACGTGGAGGGGGAGGCGGCCCTCCGCGTGATGTACTGCAACTTCTCCGGGGCGTTCGACGAGCTGTACCCCGCCGATCGGTTCGCGAGCCTGAGGGAGTTGGAGGAGTTCGCGGGGAGGTTCCGGCCCACGTCGGTCCAGCTCCAGGACGAGGAGTGCCGGATGGTGGTCGAGGGCACGGAGTTCTGCGCCTCCCACACCTTCGGCGACCGCGATGTCCGGTTCTACGACGCCGTCGTCGAGTCC GTCAGGCGTTCAAAGCACAGATCAGTTAATGGTGAAGCCATCTGCAACTGCACATTTGAAGTCCTCTGGAAGCATGGCCCTTTAGCTGGAGAAAGTACACCAATTAATGTGCAAGATATATGCATTATGGAGCAGAAATGGCCACAGAACCCAACACTGGACCATTTCCTGGATATTGCAAGAAATAGGTTCGATGGAAATGACAAGACTTCAAAGCAGGCGATCGATCCGGAAAGATCTCCACTTAAGCCGGTGTTTGGAGAGAAAAACTATTATGCTTTCTGGATTGATAATCTTGAGAAAGATCTATCACCGATCACTATGAATGATTTCATATATGAACAGACATCCTTGTCCTCTCAAGTAGAGCTATCTTATAGTGTTTTACCAGTGATGTCTTGTAGTGGAATGGTCCTCTTAAAGACTGAGAAAGATGCCAAGAAATTACTTGACTTTCTACTTGATCCTGCTCACATTGTGGTCTCCTCCAGGGGAAG ACCCTGGTTTGTCAGAGATGATTGGTGTCGAAAATTTGAAGGCACAATGCCGAGATATGAG GTCAAAAGGTCAAACAGAGTTGAACAAGACTCGAGCAAATTGAAGTTGGCGTACAAGGGAACCAAAGAATACGAAAGAGCCAAGGAATTGCAAGGCCTACGTTGCGAGTTTCACAACCATTTAGAGTGCATATACCGAAGACTGGAATCAGAGGAGAGAATACTTCTAACTGGGAGAGAATGA